One genomic region from Skermania piniformis encodes:
- a CDS encoding acyl-CoA dehydrogenase family protein, with protein sequence MSFELSEDQELIRSSVAELCRKFDDHYWMEKDRAHEFPTEFYSAIASGGWLGITIPEEYGGHGLGITEATLLAEEVARSGGGMNAASSIHMSIFGMHPVVVHGSAELKQRTLPRVAGGDLHVCFGVTEPGAGLDTPRITTSARRDGDHYVINGRKVWISKALESEKILLLTRTTPYDQVARKTDGMTLFLTDLDRAHVDIRPIPKMGRNAVSSNEVFIDDLRVPVADRVGEEGRGFTYLLDGLNPERMLIAAEALGLGRVSLDRAVRYANERVVFDRPIGKNQGVQFPLADALAHLDAAELMLRKATWRYDNGKSCGREANTAKYLCAEAGFAAADRALQTHGGMGYSEEYHVSRYFREARVMRIAPVSQEMILNYLGTHALGLPRSY encoded by the coding sequence ATGAGCTTCGAGCTGTCCGAGGACCAGGAGCTGATCCGCTCCTCGGTCGCCGAGCTGTGCCGCAAGTTCGACGACCACTACTGGATGGAGAAGGATCGGGCGCACGAATTCCCGACCGAGTTCTATTCCGCGATCGCGAGCGGTGGTTGGCTGGGCATCACCATCCCCGAGGAGTACGGCGGACACGGTCTGGGCATCACCGAGGCGACGTTGCTCGCCGAGGAGGTCGCGCGATCCGGTGGCGGTATGAACGCCGCCAGCTCGATCCACATGTCGATCTTCGGGATGCACCCGGTCGTGGTGCACGGTTCGGCGGAGCTCAAGCAGCGCACGCTACCGCGGGTGGCCGGCGGTGACCTGCACGTGTGCTTCGGGGTGACCGAGCCGGGCGCCGGCTTGGACACCCCGCGCATCACGACGTCGGCTCGTCGGGACGGTGACCACTACGTGATCAACGGCCGCAAGGTGTGGATCTCGAAGGCGTTGGAGTCGGAGAAGATCCTGCTGCTGACCCGCACCACCCCGTACGACCAGGTCGCCCGTAAGACCGACGGGATGACCCTGTTCCTCACCGATCTCGATCGTGCGCACGTCGATATCCGGCCGATCCCGAAGATGGGCCGAAACGCGGTGAGCTCCAACGAAGTGTTCATCGACGACCTGCGGGTGCCGGTCGCGGACCGGGTGGGGGAGGAGGGGCGCGGCTTCACCTACCTGCTCGACGGGTTGAACCCGGAACGGATGCTGATCGCGGCGGAAGCGCTGGGATTGGGCCGGGTCTCGTTGGATCGTGCGGTGCGGTACGCCAACGAGCGGGTGGTGTTCGACCGGCCGATCGGCAAGAACCAGGGCGTCCAGTTCCCGCTGGCCGACGCGCTGGCCCACCTGGACGCGGCGGAACTGATGCTGCGCAAGGCCACCTGGCGTTACGACAACGGAAAGTCCTGTGGGCGGGAGGCCAACACCGCCAAGTATCTGTGCGCCGAGGCGGGCTTCGCCGCGGCCGATCGCGCGCTGCAAACCCATGGTGGGATGGGCTATTCGGAGGAATACCACGTTTCCCGCTACTTCCGGGAGGCCCGGGTGATGCGGATCGCCCCGGTGAGCCAGGAGATGATCCTCAACTATTTGGGCACCCACGCTCTCGGCCTGCCCCGAAGTTACTGA